The proteins below are encoded in one region of Triticum aestivum cultivar Chinese Spring chromosome 1B, IWGSC CS RefSeq v2.1, whole genome shotgun sequence:
- the LOC123109730 gene encoding putative serine/threonine-protein kinase-like protein CCR3 — MTSSAPVTTPPLAALLLLLPLLLAPAAVTASTLAVAGGSAVCGVAADNGTVYCVAATAGSSAYNSSASPVAPYLVFSQVSGGAGFLCGVGAVAGGGVAPRALFCWPPAAPGQLRRVYRGPAPLQDLAVGADHVAAYDGQARGIRWWRRESGQFPELFLGKFRSLVSGDGFTCALQTGTSSSAVRCWGLRSSAVQLAFANASVSSLAAGGSRACGVVSTTGAVLCSGFVDKLSQNDIYPHGLAVGDSHACGLRRPNRTAVCWNLAGPTPTVYYPAFGTAFEFLVAGGNLTCGLVTANFTVQCWSSTSSAADNAAVMVPLPAILPGSCVLDESSCECGVYPRSGELCASARAGGGVICNRLCDNSTPPPAPVSPPQSPTTAAKRVSKGWIAFAVVGAVGVFAGICSIIYCFVFGFCSHKRIHNSVQPNIASNAPAAAADNVGGVGAGVGAVAVASPYGSPNGSRARGLFRRQLSRAMTRQRSGPSSFNFKEHTEEYTFAQLATATNGFAPEAKIGAGSFGTVYRGKLPDGREVAIKRGEASGPMARKFQEKESAFRSELAFLSRLHHKHLVGLVGYCEENDERLLVYEYMKNGALYDHLHPKGGGADADAASPVVSSWKLRIKILLDASRGIEYLHSYAVPPIIHRDIKSSNILLDGGWVARVSDFGLSLMGPPETEEAGGAQQQHLSMKAAGTAGYMDPEYYGLHHLTVKSDVYGFGVVMLETLTGKHAIFKEAEGGSPVSVVDYAQPSIVAGELGKVLDGRAPEPSPHEAEAVELVAYTAVHCVRLEGKDRPAMADIVANLETAFALCEGSAGGSRGAGGTTTGGRFGNSSSSASLSMTSMELSGRLAE, encoded by the coding sequence ATGACCTCCTCCGCGCCCGTCACAACTCCCCCGCTcgcggcgctcctcctcctcctcccgctgctgCTCGCGCCCGCGGCCGTCACAGCCTCCACGCTCGCCGTCGCGGGGGGCTCCGCCGTCTGCGGCGTCGCCGCCGACAACGGCACCGTCTACTGCGTCGCGGCCACAGCCGGCTCCTCGGCCTACAACTCCTCTGCCTCGCCCGTCGCGCCGTACCTCGTCTTCTCGCAGGTCTCGGGCGGCGCGGGGTTCCTCTGCGGCGTCGGCGCGGTAGCAGGCGGCGGCGTCGCACCGCGGGCGCTCTTCTGCTGGCCGCCCGCCGCGCCGGGGCAGCTCAGGCGGGTATACAGGGGCCCGGCACCGCTCCAGGACCTCGCCGTCGGGGCCGACCACGTCGCCGCGTACGACGGGCAGGCGCGCGGGATCCGATGGTGGAGGCGGGAGTCCGGGCAGTTCCCGGAGCTGTTCCTCGGCAAGTTCAGGTCCCTCGTCTCCGGCGACGGCTTCACCTGCGCGCTCCAGACTGGCACCTCCTCCTCCGCGGTCCGCTGCTGGGGCCTGCGGAGTAGCGCCGTGCAGTTGGCCTTCGCCAACGCCTCCGTCTCGTCCCTCGCCGCGGGGGGCTCCCGCGCGTGCGGCGTGGTGTCGACCACCGGCGCGGTGCTCTGCTCTGGCTTTGTGGACAAGCTCTCGCAGAACGACATCTACCCGCACGGGCTCGCCGTCGGCGACTCCCACGCGTGCGGGCTCCGGCGGCCTAACCGCACTGCCGTGTGCTGGAACCTCGCGGGACCGACCCCCACCGTGTACTACCCGGCCTTCGGGACGGCGTTCGAGTTCCTCGTCGCCGGCGGCAACCTGACGTGCGGCCTCGTCACCGCCAACTTCACCGTGCAGTGCTGGTCGTCGACCTCGTCGGCGGCGGACAACGCGGCGGTGATGGTGCCGTTGCCCGCGATTCTCCCCGGCTCCTGCGTCCTCGACGAGTCCTCGTGCGAATGCGGCGTTTACCCTCGGTCCGGGGAGCTCTGCGCGAGCgcgcgcgcgggcggcggcgtTATCTGCAATAGGCTGTGCGACaactcgacgccgccgccggcaccggtGTCGCCTCCTCAGTCACCAACAACGGCTGCGAAGCGAGTGTCCAAAGGCTGGATcgccttcgccgtcgtcggcgcggTCGGTGTCTTCGCTGGCATCTGCTCCATCATCTACTGCTTCGTTTTCGGCTTCTGCAGCCACAAGAGGATCCACaactccgtccagcccaacatcgCCAGCAACGCGCCCGCTGCGGCGGCGGATAACGTCGGTGGCGTCGGCGCTGGAGTCGGCGCCGTGGCCGTGGCGAGCCCCTACGGCTCGCCGAACGGGTCACGGGCGCGTGGCCTCTTCCGGCGGCAGCTCTCCCGCGCCATGACGCGGCAGCGCAGCGGGCCGTCGTCCTTCAACTTCAAGGAGCACACCGAGGAGTACACCTTCGCGCAGCTGGCGACGGCGACGAACGGCTTCGCGCCGGAGGCCAAGATCGGCGCGGGAAGCTTCGGCACGGTGTACCGCGGCAAGCTCCCCGACGGGCGCGAGGTTGCCATCAAGCGCGGCGAGGCGTCGGGGCCAATGGCGCGCAAGTTCCAGGAGAAGGAGAGCGCGTTCCGGTCGGAGCTGGCCTTCCTCTCCCGCCTCCACCACAAGCACCTGGTCGGCCTGGTGGGCTACTGCGAGGAGAACGACGAGCGGCTGCTGGTGTACGAGTACATGAAGAACGGCGCGCTCTACGACCACCTCCACCCCAAGGGCGGCGGCGCCGACGCGGACGCGGCGTCGCCGGTGGTGTCGTCGTGGAAGCTGCGCATCAAGATCCTGCTGGACGCGTCGCGGGGCATCGAGTACCTGCACTCGTACGCCGTGCCGCCCATCATCCACCGCGACATCAAGTCGTCCAACATCCTGCTGGACGGCGGGTGGGTGGCGCGCGTGTCGGACTTCGGGCTGTCGCTGATGGGGCCGCCGGAgacggaggaggccggcggcgcgcAGCAGCAGCACCTGTCCATGAAGGCCGCCGGCACGGCGGGGTACATGGACCCGGAGTACTACGGCCTGCACCACCTCACCGTGAAGAGCGACGTGTACGGCTTCGGCGTGGTGATGCTGGAGACGCTGACGGGGAAGCACGCCATATTCAAGGAGGCCGAGGGCGGGAGCCCCGTGAGCGTGGTGGACTACGCGCAGCCGAGCATCGTGGCCGGGGAGCTCGGCAAGGTGCTGGACGGGCGCGCGCCGGAGCCGTCGCCGCACGAGGCCGAGGCCGTCGAGCTGGTGGCGTACACGGCCGTGCACTGCGTGCGGCTCGAGGGGAAGGACCGCCCGGCGATGGCCGACATCGTGGCCAACCTGGAGACGGCATTCGCGCTGTGCGAGGGCAGCGCGGGCGGCAGCCGCGGCGCCGGCGGCACCACCACGGGCGGCCGCTTCGGCAACAGCTCGTCCAGCGCCAGCCTCTCCATGACGTCCATGGAGCTGTCGGGAAGGCTCGCGGAGTAG